A region from the Fusarium musae strain F31 chromosome 1, whole genome shotgun sequence genome encodes:
- the COT1 gene encoding Cobalt uptake protein cot1 (EggNog:ENOG41) codes for MDPNNNNNRLYLNFGNGNDRLTASDRAAYPTTPSTFPQPVFPSASGQQPGGLQPQGQQQQQQYAGGYAPQGYFNQNQYAQYGGQQQQQSNDYAQGAGYQPRSNTPGTNDPNTGLAHQFSHQNLGGAARGQGYARGPSPGQRPRTAGSAGQQPGYNSYMNAPPMPTQASAPAEEFQRAPERNPDRYGTNANSNQKKCSQLAADFFKDSVKRARERNQRQSELEQKLQDPSQGAARREQLWSTAGRKEGQYLRFLRTKDKPENYTTVKIIGKGAFGEVKLVQKKGDGKVYAMKSLIKTEMFKKDQLAHVRSERDILAESDSPWVVKLYTTFQDSYFLYMLMEFLPGGDLMTMLIKYEIFSEDITRFYIAEIVLAIEAVHKLGFIHRDIKPDNILLDRGGHVKLTDFGLSTGFHRLHDNNYYQQLLQGRSNRPRDRNSVALDQINLTVSNRSQINDWRRSRRLMAYSTVGTPDYIAPEIFTGHGYTFDCDWWSLGTIMFECLVGWPPFCAEDSHDTYRKIVNWRQTLYFPDDITLGTDAEHLIRSMVCNTENRLGRGGAHEIKGHAFFRGVEFDSLRRIRAPFEPRLTSNIDTTYFPTDEIDQTDNATVLKAQAIQQGHKVEESPEMSLPFIGYTFKRFDNNFR; via the exons ATGGaccccaacaacaacaacaatcgcCTCTATCTCAACTTTGGAAACGGCAACGACCGTTTGACCGCCTCGGACAGGGCAGCATATCCCACTACGCCTTCGACCTTCCCGCAGCCCGTTTTCCCTTCAGCTTCAGGTCAACAGCCTGGTGGATTGCAACCCCAaggccaacagcaacagcagcaatatGCTGGTGGCTATGCGCCCCAGGGCTACTTTAATCAGAACCAATATGCCCAGTATGGcggccagcaacagcagcagtccAATGACTATGCTCAGGGTGCTGGGTATCAACCACGATCCAATACCCCGGGCACCAACGACCCCAATACAGGCCTCGCTCACCAGTTTTCTCATCAGAACCTCGGAGGTGCTGCTCGAGGGCAAGGTTATGCTCGAGGCCCCTCCCCAGGTCAGCGCCCCAGGACCGCCGGTAGTGCAGGACAGCAGCCTGGCTACAACAGCTACATGAACGCCCCTCCTATGCCTACACAGGCCTCTGCCCCCGCAGAAGAATTCCAACGTGCACCCGAGCGAAACCCTGATCGATATGGTACAAATGCCAATAGCAACCAAAAGAAGTGTTCCCAGCTCGCCGCCGACTTTTTTAAGGATAGTGTCAAGCGTGCCCGCGAGCGCAACCAAAG ACAAAGTGAATTGGAGCAGAAGCTCCAGGACCCCTCACAGGGCGCCGCTAGACGTGAGCAGCTCTGGTCCACTGCTGGCAGAAAAGAAGGCCAGTATCTGCGTTTCCTTCGTACCAAGGACAAGCCCGAAAACTATACTACTGTAAAGATTATCGGAAAGGGTGCCTTCGGAGAGGTCAAGCTCGTGCAGAAGAAGGGTGATGGCAAGGTCTATGCGATGAAGTCTCTGATAAAGACAGAAATGTTTAAGAAGGACCAGCTTGCCCACGTTCGATCAGAGCGAGACATTCTCGCAGAGTCCGACAGTCCATGGGTCGTCAAGCTCTACACTACCTTCCAGGACTCATACTTCCTCTACATGCTAATGGAGTTCTTGCCTGGTGGAGATCTAATGACAATGCTTATCAAGTATGAAATTTTCTCGGAGGATATCACTCGCTTTTATATTGCGGAGATTGTTCTCGCGATTGAAGCTGTCCACAAGTTGGGCTTCATCCACCG TGATATCAAGCCTGACAACATTCTCCTAGATCGTGGAGGACATGTTAAACTCACAGATTTTGGCCTGTCGACGGGCTTCCACAGGCTTCAtgataataactattatcaGCAGCTGTTGCAAGGTCGATCGAACAGGCCTCGCGACCGTAACTCGGTTGCGCTTGACCAAATCAACCTGACAGTCAGCAATCGATCCCAGATCAACGACTGGAGACGATCTCGAAGACTTATGGCGTACTCGACCGTCGGAACTCCTGACTACATTGCTCCTGAGATTTTCACAGGTCACGGCTACACCTTTGACTGTGATTGGTGGTCACTCGGCACGATCATGTTCGAGTGTCTGGTCGGCTGGCCTCCTTTCTGTGCTGAAGACAGCCATGACACATACCGCAAGATTGTCAACTGGAGACAAACTCTGTACTTTCCTGATGATATCACACTGGGTACCGATGCGGAGCATCTTATCCGAAG CATGGTCTGTAACACAGAGAATCGTCTCGGTCGTGGTGGCGCCCACGAAATCAAGGGTCATGCTTTCTTCCGCGGCGTTGAGTTTGATAGTCTTCGCCGTATTCGCGCACCCTTCGAGCCTCGCTTGACCTCCAACATCGACACGACTTATTTCCCTACTGATGAAATTGATCAGACCGATAACGCCACCGTCCTTAAGGCGCAGGCTATCCAGCAAGGTcacaaggttgaggagtcTCCAGAAATGAGCTTGCCATTCATCGGCTATACATTCAAGCGATTTGATAACAACTTCCGATAA